CGCCGGCGAGGTCGATCGCGCCGCGCTCGCACGGCTCCTCGGTCCGGTCCCGCCGGGCGTGTGGCCGGCCCGCCCGCCGGAGCCCCGGCACCCCCTCCCGGCCGAGTGGGCGCGTGCGCTGGCCGAGGCGCTGCCCGGCGGCGCGCCGGAGGGCGGACTCTGGCGCGAGACTTCGCTCGAACTCGACCTCGGGCTCGACTCGCTCGACCGGGTGACGCTCGCCCTCGCCGCGGCGGAGGCGGCCGGTCGTCCCGCGCCCCCGGACGAGGCGATCGAGCGGGTGACCACGCTGGGAGAGCTGGTCGATCTCGCCGGGGGCCCGCCGCGGGAGCCGGTGCGGCCGCGCCCGGAGCTGGTGTTCGCGGGAGAGCCCGCCTCCGGGTTCTGGCTGCGTCCGGCCCGAGGCACCTGGCCGGCCGTGGCCCTCTGCCGCACCGCCGGCGGCGCCTTGCTGGCCCGGCTGCTGGGGGGCGTGCGCGCGGAGGGGACCGGCGCCGTCGACTGGGACGAGCGCCCCCTCATCTTGGCCGCCAACCACCAATCGCACCTCGATGCGGCCCTCCTCGCGCGCGCGTGCCCGGCGCGCGTGCATCGCCACCTGATGTTCCTCGGCTACACCGGCTACTTCTCGGCCGGCTTCGGCCGGCTGGTGGGCCGGCTCTTTCGCATCTGCCCCGTGAGCGGAGGACCGCGGCTGCTCAGCGGGCTCCGCACCGCCGCGGCCGCCCTCCGGGCCGGTCGCGTGGTCGGGATCTTCCCCGAGGGCGAGCGGACCTGGGACGGATCGCTCCGGCCGCTGCGGAGGGGTGTGGCGTGGCTCGCTCGCCACACGGGGGCGCGGGTCGTGCCGGTGGCGATCGGCGGCGGTTACCAGGCGTGGCCCCGCGGCTGGGGATTCACCCCCCACCCTTACCGGATCCGGTTCGGCGAGCCGCTCGACCCGCCGCCGCCCGACGGGACGGCCGCGGAAGAGGCCCGCTTCCTCGCGGGACTCGCGGGCCGGCTGAGCGACCTTCTGCGGCAGGTGGGACAGGATCCGGTGTCCGGCGATCCGCTCGTCTTCGCCGGCGGTCCTCGTCGCGCCAAGCGGCGCCGGGCCGCGGATCGTCCCGGGCGGGGGGTTCGGGCATAATCCGGCCGGGTTCGCCCCGGCGACGCCTGCCGGGCGGGCCGGGAACGGTTTCGTGAGCGATCTCAGACGGCTCCTCGGTTATCTGGCGGCTTACCGCTGGACCCTCGCCCTCGCGGTGCTCGCCGCTCTGTTCGCCTCGTTCTTCCTCGGGGGCGCCGTGGGGATGCTCAAGGACCTCACCACCGCCCTCGTCGCCGAGAACCCAGCGGCCGCGGAGGCGCCGGCGGTCTCGCCCGTGCCGGCGGAGCGCCTCGTGCCGGAACCACTCGCCCGCCTCCGGCAGGCGCTGGAGCGGCGCTGGACCGCCTGGCGGCGGTGGCTTCTCGCCAAGGGGTACGTCCGCGTCCCGCTCGCCATCGTCTTTCTGTACGTCCTCCGCGCGCTCGCCAGCTTCGTGGCCGTCTACGGGCTGCGGCGCGTCGGGATCCGAACCGTCGCTGGGTTGCGCGAGGAGGTCTACGGCAAGGTCCTTCGCCAGTCGGACGGCTACTTCAGGGCCCATTCGACCGGCGAGATCCTCTCCCGCATCACCAACGACATCGGCCGCCTCCAGTACGCGCTCTCCACCGACATCACCCTGGCCGTCCAATCGATCCCCGTCGTCGTCGTCCTCATCGGCGTGGCCCTCGTCTTCGCCTGGCCGGTCGCCCTCGCCTGCCTGCTGATCGTCCCCGCCTTCGCCTACGCCGCCGGAGCGTTCGGCCGGCGGGTGCGCCGGACGGCCCGGCGGAGCCAGGAACGGGCGGCCAAGGTCGCCGAGCTGATCGAGGAGACGCTGCTGGCGCGGCGCATCGTCCAGGCGTTCGGCGCCGTGGAGCACGAGCTCGGGCGATTCCGGCGCGCGGTGCGGGACCTGATGCGGCAGGATCTCAAGCTCGCCCGCGCGATGGCGGCGACCCAGCCGGTGATGGAGCTCCTCGGGGCCCTGGCGGGCGCGCTGCTGATCATCTACGCGGGGGTCCTGATCCGGCGCGGAACGGTGACCGGGAAAGACGTCCTGGTCGCCATCGTCTCCCTGTTCATCGCCTTTTCGCACCTCAAGCGGCTCGCGCACCTCAACAACACCGTGCAGCAGGCCCTGGCCTCGGCGCGGCGCGTGTTCGAGGTGCTGGACGCGCCGGTGACGATCGCCACCCGCCCGGGGGCCCGACGCGTCGAGCGCTTCGACGACGAGATCCGGTTCGACCGCGTTTGCTACAGCTACGGCCGGGGGCCCGCGCTCGAAGACGTGTCGCTTTCCATCCGGCGGGGGGAGACGCACGCGCTCGTCGGTCCGTCCGGCGCGGGCAAGACCACGCTGGCGATGATGATCCCGCGCTTTCTCGACCCCACCTCCGGCCGCGTGACGCTCGACGGGATCGACCTCCGTGACATCGAACTCGGTTCGCTGCGGCGGCTCGTGGCGCTCGTCACCCAGGAAACGCACCTGTTCGACGACACGGTGCTGGCGAACATCGCCTACGGTCGCCCGGACGCCACCGAGGAGGAGGTGCGCGCCGCCGCGCGCGCGGCGTATGCCGACGGGTTCATCCGCGCCCTGCCGAACGGATACGCCACGAGGCTGGGGGAGCGGGGCGGACAGCTCTCCGCCGGCCAGCGCCAGCGGATCGCCATCGCCCGGGCCTTCCTCAAGGACGCGCCGATCCTCATCCTCGACGAGGCGACCTCGGCGCTGGACGCCGAATCGGAGCGTGCCATCCAGCGCGCCCTGGAGGCGCTGCTCGCCGGCCGGACGGCGATCGTGATCGCCCACCGCCTCGCGACGGTGGCCCGGGCGGACCGCATCCACGTTCTGGATCGCGGGCGGATCGTCGAGGCCGGGCGGCACGAGGAACTCCTCGCGCGCGGTGGCGTCTACGCCCGGCTCCACGCCATGCAGGCCGAACGGGCGAGAGAGCGGTCCGGGAGCTGATGCCTGCGCCCCTTCCGGACGGCGGCCGCGAGTGGCTCGACGCCGAGTGCGAGCGGGTGCTCGTTCGGGGCCGGTGGTCCAAGGCGGACGTGTGGCTCGCCCGCCTGCCGGACGGGCGCCGGGGGGTGGTGAAGGAGTTCCGCGGCAAGCCGTGGCCCGGTCGCTGGTGGGGCCGCCTGCAGATCGCGCGCGAGGCGCGCTTCCTCGCCTTCCTGTCCGATCTCCGCGTGGCGCCCCGGCTGATCGCCCGGCCCCACCCGCTGGTGCTGGTGATGGAGGCGCTGTCGGGCCGGCCGCTGTACCACTGCGAGGGAACGCCGGAGGGGCGGGCCGCTCTCGAGCCGCTGGTGCAGGCGGTCCGGCGCGTGCACGGCGCGGGGGTGGTGCACCTCGACCTCCGCGGCCGCGAGAACGTCCAGCTCGAGCGGGACGGGCGCGTCGTCCTGGTCGACTGGGCCAGCGCGGTGCGCCTGCCGCCCGGAACGGTCCGGCACCGTCTCTTCTTCGGGCCGCTCAGCCGCATCGACGAGTCGGCCCTCGTCAAGTGGCGCCAGAAGCTGGCGCCCGACACGCTCACCGCGGAGGACCGGCGGCTCCTCCGTTCCTTCCGCTTCTGGCGCCGGCTGTGGCCGGTCAAACGACGCGCCGGACGCCGGCGCGGCTGAGGCACGCTCATCGGGGAGGACCGATGCTCGACGGATGGAAGCTGCTCGGTTTCGGCGGCCAGGCGATGTTCTTCTCCCGGTTCCTGGTCCAGTGGATCGTCTCCGAGCGGCGGGGGCAGAGCACCGTCCCGCTGGCCTTCTGGTGGTTCAGCCTGGCGGGCGGAGCGCTCCTGTTCGTCTACGCCGCCCTCGGCATTCACGACCCGGTGTTCAGCCTCGGGCAGGGCCTCGGCCTGGTGATCTACCTGCGCAACCTCGCCCTGATCCGGCGCGAGCGCGCCCGCCGCGGCGGGGACTCCGGAGCTCAGCGCACGTAGTAGCCCTGCCGCGTGCGCGCGGTGACGCCGCGCCGGCGGACCTCGACCCGGATCTTCCGGAAGGTCTCCCCGGGCCTCGCCGGAGGCGGGGTGTAGGCAATGGTGTACTGGTGCCTCAGCTCGTCCAGGATCTCCCGATAGTCGCGCAGCAGCCGCCGGCTCCCCCGCGCGGCGATGAAACGGCCCCCGGTGGATACGGCGATCCTGCGGAGCACCTCCGCCGTGGTCATCCGACCGGTGAAGTCGAGCTGGTGTTCCAGCTCCGGACCGAGACCGATGGTGAAGACCACCAGGTCCCGGTCGTGGGCGTGCCGGAGGGCCTCCTCGAGGGTGTGGAACGAGCCGGGCTCGAGCCCCGACCCGGCCTCGTCGCGGCCGTCGGACAGCAGCACCGCCACGCGACGGGCGGCCGGAGGCGCGGAAGCGGCGAGCTCGGCGGCGTCGTAGACAGCGTCGTAGAGGGCGGTGCCCCCTTTCGACTCGAGCGCGCCGATCGCCGCCCGGGCGGCCGCGCGGTCGGCCCCGAAACCGAGCAGCCGGCGAGGGCGGTCGCTGAAGGCGAGCACCGCGACCGTGTCCTCCGGCGCGAGCTTTTCGATGAAGCCGACCGCCGCCTTCTTGGCGTCCTCCAGCTTCCGGCCCCGCATCGTGAGCGACGTGTCCAGCACGAGCAGCACCGCGAGCGGCACGCCGCCCGCATCGAACCGCTCGATCCGGACGGGCCGGCCTTCGTCGAACACGCGGAAGTCGTCCCGCGTCAGCCCGTCGACGGGCCGGCCCCGGGAGTCGTGGACCGTCACGGCGAGGTTGACGAGACGGACGGAAACCTCGTCCCGAACGACGGGAACCGTCGTCCGCCGCGCGAGCAGGGTCCGCCCGTCATCGAGGCGCACCCGCACCTCGATCACTCGCGCTCCCGTCTCCCCGCCGGCGTCCACGCGCGTCCGGAACGGCGGCGCGTCGAAACGGGCGACCACCCGGCCGTCCAGCGTCACCTCGGCGCCGCGGACGGCGTCGTCCTCGACTCCGAGCACGACGAAGGCGATCGTGGTCTGGCCGAGGATCGCCTCTCCTTCGGAGGGGCTCAGGATCACCACGCGGGGCGCCTCGGCGGCCGGCGCCCACGGGGCGAAGGCGGCGGCGATCAACAGCGGCAGCACGCGTCGCATGGTCGTTTCAACGATGCCACGTTCCCGGCGGGCGCGCGACAGGGCTCCCGGCGCGGGATCGCCGGCGGGGGCTATATTCTCGGGGGCGGAGCGGGAGAGCCGTGCGTACGAGTGCCGTCGTGCTCCTGGTGCTGGTCGTCTTCCTGGCCGCGCTGGCCGGGACGCAGCTCGCACCGCCCGATCTCGGCAGCGTCGACTGGAAGGAGATCGGCGCCCCCGCCGGCGTCACGCCGGAAGAGGTCGCGAGCCTCCGCGAGGAACTCCTCGGGCTGCGAGAGGCGATCCCCGCCAACACGCCCCAGGCGCTGGCTTCGCTGGAGCCCCCCGCGCGGGTCGACCTTTGCGGCCAGCCGCTCCCGCTCGACCGGCCCGAGGTGCGGGAAAGGCTGGCGTACGAGCTGCTCCTCACCGTCGGCAAGCCGTTGATGCCGATGCTGTGGACCCGCCGCGCTCCCGCCGTCCTCCCGGAGATCGAGGCGCGCCTGCGCGAGGCGGGTCTTCCCGACGACCTGAAGTACGTCGCGGTGGCCGAGTCGGACCTGCGCATCACGGTCCGATCGCCGGCGGGCGCGGTCGGTCCCTGGCAGCTGATGAAGGCGACGGCGCGCCGCTACGGCTTGCGGGTGGACCGGTACGTGGACGAGCGGATGGACATCGAGAGAGCCACGGACGCGGCCGCCGCTTACTTCGCGGACCTGTACGAGGAGTTCGGCGACTGGTTCCTCGCGCTCGCCGCCTACAACGCCGGCGAGAACGCCGTCCGGAGCGCCATCGAGGAGCAGGGAAGGCGCGACTACTTCGAGCTGTACCTGCCCGAGGAGACCCGGCGGTACGTCCACCGCGTGGTCGCCGCGAAGCTGGTGTTCGAGCAACCGGAGCGGTACGGCCTCGCCCGCATGACACCGCTTCACGTGCCGCGCTACCGGATCGTGGAGGTCCAGGTCAGACCGGCGCGCGCCGACCTCCGCAAGCTGGCCGCCGAGCACGGCCTCGAGTACGGGGCGCTGCGCCGGGCGAACCCGAAGCTCCTCGGCCCCTGGCTGCCGCGCGGAACCCACCGGCTGCGCGTGCCGGTCGGTTGAGCCGTTCTCAGGAACCGGTTCCGGCGAGAGCGATCTGGCGGGCGCCGCCGAAGCGCGCGTACAGCTCCAGCACCCGCTCGACGTAGCGCAGGGTCGCCGCCCCGTCGGCCCGCCCGTGAGGCAGCGAGGCCGCGATCCCCGGATCCTCGAGCAGGGGAAGCATCCGCTCGACGTTCCCCTCCCAGCGGTCGGGGTCGAGGCCGTGGCGTCGCGCCAGGCGCCTCGCATCGGCGAGGTGCCCGAGCCCCATGTTGTAGGCGGCGAGGACGAACCGGGTCCGGTCCGGCTCCGGAATCTCGTCGAACAGGCCCCGCAGCCAGGCGAGCAGCGCGCTGCCGGCGGCGGCGTTCTGGGCGGGATCGAACGGGTCGTCGATCCCGTAGTGCGCGGCGACGCCCGGCATCACCTGCAGCAGGCCCACCGCCCCGCGCGGGCTGACGACCCACGGGTCGTACCCGGACTCGGCGAAGGAGACGGCGGCGAGCAGGCGCCAGTCGAGCCCGTGGGCGGCCGCGGCGGCGCGGAACAGATCGTCCCACGGCGAGAGCGGCCCCCGGCCGGGCCGCAGCCGGTGTCGCCTGAGCGCCTGGAGCCGGACGGGGTTTTCGAGGTAGCGCTGCTCGAGCGCCGCGATCCGGCCCGCCCGCCGCGCCTCCTCGAGCGCCGCCCCCACCGCGCGCAGGAGGTCGGGAGAGCTGGGCCGGAGCGCCCATCTGACGGGGAAGGGCGGCCCGAGGGGACGGCTCACCTCCAACGGGCCCACGACCGCCGCCTCGAGGCGCCCCCGCGCCTCGTCGAGGAGCGCGAAGTCGTACCGGCGCCGCGCGGCCCCGACCGCCAGCTCCCGCGCGCTCGTCGCCGGGGGAAGGCGGAGGAGCTTCACCGTCCCGCCCGCCTCGTGCACCAGCCGCCGCGCCCAGCGCTCGAGCGCATCGTGCCGCCGCACGGCCAGGGTCCGGCCCCTCAGGTCGGCCGCCGAACGCACCGCGGCGGCCCCGCGGCCGACCACCACCGGCCGCATCGCTTCGATCGGGGGCGTCCAGGCGAGCCCTCCCAGCACCGGGCGGGGCCCGGGGTCGGCGAGGGCGATGAGGTCCACCGAGCCCTCGCGCAGTCGCCGGATCGCCAGCGCCGCCCCGCGGACCGGCACGATCTCCGCGCGCACCGCCAGGCGCGAAGCCACCTCGCGGGCGAGTTCGTAGGCGAACCCTTCCGGTTGGCCGCGCCGCCGGGCGAACCCGACCTCGTCGGGGACGACCGCGACCCGGAGGATCCCCTCCCGGCGCACCTCGGCTAGGTCGCGCCGCGCCTCCTCCGGCACCGGGAAGGCCGCCGGCGGCGCGGGGCGCCAGGCCACAAGCGCCGAGGCGGCCGCCCAGACACCCGCCGATACGGCGGCGGCGAGCAGGGCGGCGGGAAGCGGTCGGCTACGGGTGGGCATCGGGATTCCGTCGGGCACGGAAAGAGAACACCGGGGCGCTGCCGCCCCGGTCGCCGGGAGTCGGCACGGTTATACCACGACCGGCACGAGGCGGTCCAAACCGATCAGTAAGCCCGAGCGAAGACCACGCGCCGGCGGGCCGGCTTCCCGGTGAGGATGCAGGGCCCGGGGTCCTCCGGGGCGTCGAACGGCACCACCCGGACGGTCGCCTTCGTCCGCTCCTGGATCTGGGCCTCTTCCTCCGGGCCCCCGGCGAACCGGGCCCGGACGAAGCCGCCCTCGTCCAGCGCCGCCTCGAACTCTTCCATCGTCTCGACGTCCTTGGTGGCGGCGTCCCGCCGCGCCTTGGCGGCTTCGAACATCTCCCGCTGGATCCGGTCGAGCGCCTCGGAGACCCTGGCCGGCAGGTCCTCCTGGGGCAGCGGCGTTTTGGATCGGTCGAGCCGCGACACGGCGACGACCTGGCCGCTGTCGAGATCGCGGGGTCCCAACTCGAGCCGGAGGGGCACGCCCTTCAGTTCCCACTCCGCATACTTGAAGCCCGGGTTCACGTTGTCGCGCCCGTCGACCCGGACGGCGATCCCCGCCCGCTCGAGGGCAGCGGCGAGTTCGCCGGCCCTCGCCAGGGTCCGGCGCTGCTGGTCGGCGTTCCGCCAGATCGGCACGATCACCGTCTGGACCGGGGCGACGCGGGGCGGAAGCACCAGTCCGTCGTCGTCGCCGTGCGACATCACCAGGGCTCCGATCAGCCGCGTGCTCACGCCCCACGACGTGTTCCAGACGTACTCCCAGCTCCCCGAGCTGGTCTGGTACTTCACGTCGAACGCCTTGGCGAAGTTCTGCCCCAGATCGTGCGTCGTCCCGGCCTGGAGGGCCTTGCCGTCCTGCATCAGCGCCTCGATGCAGTAGGTCGTCAGGGCGCCGGCGAACTTCTCGCGCTCCGTCTTGGTTCCCGTGAGCACCGGGATCGCGAGGTACTCCTCGGCGAACCGGCGGTAGACCTCGAGCATCCGGAGCGCCTCCTCCTGCGCCTCCTCGTGGGTGGCGTGCGCGGTGTGCCCTTCCTGCCACAGGAACTCGGTCGTCCGCAGGAAGAGCCGCGTCCGCATCTCCCAGCGCACGACGTTCGCCCACTGGTTGTACAGGAGCGGAAGATCGCGCCACGACTGGATCCACTTGGCGAACATCGCGTAGATGATCGTCTCGGACGTGGGCCGGACGATCAGCTCCTCTTCCAGCGCGCTCTCCGGGTCGGGAACCACCGCGTTCCGCCCCCGCTCGCCCGTGGCCGTCAGGCGGGTGTGGGTGACGATCGCGCACTCCTTGGCGAACCCTTCCACGTGCTCCGCCTCGCGGGCGAGGAAGGACTTCGGGATGAACAGCGGGAAGTAGGCGTTGACGTGCCCGGTCTCCTTGAACATCCGGTCCAGGATCCGCTGCATGTTCTCCCAGAGCGCGTACCCGTGCGGGCGGATCACCATGCAGCCCTTCACCGGGCTGTAGTCGGCGAGCGTGCTGCGGACGACGACGTCGGTGTACCAGCGGGCGTAGTCGGTCGCTCTCGGCGTGATCTCCTTGGCCACGGCTCGTTCTCCAGACGGTGGAAAGCCCCGTGTCTACCAGCCCCGCCGTCGCCCGGCAAGCGGCGCCGTCAGCGGTGCCGCTCCGCCTCCCCGGTCATCGGGACGAAGCGGACATCCCCCTGGGTGAAGCGGCGGATCCGGCCGTCCTCGGTCTTCTCCACCACGAGGAGCTGCTGGGAGGCGCCCCCCACCGGGATGACGAGGCGGCCGCCGGGGGCGAGCTGCTCGATGAGCGGCTCCGGCACGCTCCTCGGGGCGGCGGCGACGATGATCACGTCGTAGGGCGCGTGCTCCGGCCACCCGGCGAAGCCGTCCGCGCAGCGCACCTCGACGTTGTCGTAGCCGAGCCGGGCGAGCCGTTCCCGCGCTTCGTCCGCCAGGTCGCACAGGATCTCCACGCTGTAGACCTTGTCGACGATGGTGGCGAGGACGGCGGCCTGGTACCCCGAACCGGTGCCGACGTCGAGCGCGACCTTCCCCGGCGCCGCGCGCGCCAGTTGCGTCATCAGCGCCACGATGTAGGGCTGCGAGATCGTCTGCCCGTGGCCGATCGGCAGCGGGCTGTCCTGGTAGGCGGCGTCCCGCAGCCCCTCCGGGACGAAGAGATGGCGGGGCACGCGCCGCATCGCGTC
The sequence above is drawn from the Acidobacteriota bacterium genome and encodes:
- a CDS encoding 1-acyl-sn-glycerol-3-phosphate acyltransferase, which gives rise to AGAAGDDPVGTANDPRRDLDEAERLLRRAPFVRDLVLLPRGEGRPWAVVWPDEAALRKGGHGDVSQQLRFSLETSSVRLPVGLRPAGITVARGRAPRSRAGEVDRAALARLLGPVPPGVWPARPPEPRHPLPAEWARALAEALPGGAPEGGLWRETSLELDLGLDSLDRVTLALAAAEAAGRPAPPDEAIERVTTLGELVDLAGGPPREPVRPRPELVFAGEPASGFWLRPARGTWPAVALCRTAGGALLARLLGGVRAEGTGAVDWDERPLILAANHQSHLDAALLARACPARVHRHLMFLGYTGYFSAGFGRLVGRLFRICPVSGGPRLLSGLRTAAAALRAGRVVGIFPEGERTWDGSLRPLRRGVAWLARHTGARVVPVAIGGGYQAWPRGWGFTPHPYRIRFGEPLDPPPPDGTAAEEARFLAGLAGRLSDLLRQVGQDPVSGDPLVFAGGPRRAKRRRAADRPGRGVRA
- a CDS encoding ABC transporter ATP-binding protein, which gives rise to MSDLRRLLGYLAAYRWTLALAVLAALFASFFLGGAVGMLKDLTTALVAENPAAAEAPAVSPVPAERLVPEPLARLRQALERRWTAWRRWLLAKGYVRVPLAIVFLYVLRALASFVAVYGLRRVGIRTVAGLREEVYGKVLRQSDGYFRAHSTGEILSRITNDIGRLQYALSTDITLAVQSIPVVVVLIGVALVFAWPVALACLLIVPAFAYAAGAFGRRVRRTARRSQERAAKVAELIEETLLARRIVQAFGAVEHELGRFRRAVRDLMRQDLKLARAMAATQPVMELLGALAGALLIIYAGVLIRRGTVTGKDVLVAIVSLFIAFSHLKRLAHLNNTVQQALASARRVFEVLDAPVTIATRPGARRVERFDDEIRFDRVCYSYGRGPALEDVSLSIRRGETHALVGPSGAGKTTLAMMIPRFLDPTSGRVTLDGIDLRDIELGSLRRLVALVTQETHLFDDTVLANIAYGRPDATEEEVRAAARAAYADGFIRALPNGYATRLGERGGQLSAGQRQRIAIARAFLKDAPILILDEATSALDAESERAIQRALEALLAGRTAIVIAHRLATVARADRIHVLDRGRIVEAGRHEELLARGGVYARLHAMQAERARERSGS
- a CDS encoding VWA domain-containing protein; amino-acid sequence: MRRVLPLLIAAAFAPWAPAAEAPRVVILSPSEGEAILGQTTIAFVVLGVEDDAVRGAEVTLDGRVVARFDAPPFRTRVDAGGETGARVIEVRVRLDDGRTLLARRTTVPVVRDEVSVRLVNLAVTVHDSRGRPVDGLTRDDFRVFDEGRPVRIERFDAGGVPLAVLLVLDTSLTMRGRKLEDAKKAAVGFIEKLAPEDTVAVLAFSDRPRRLLGFGADRAAARAAIGALESKGGTALYDAVYDAAELAASAPPAARRVAVLLSDGRDEAGSGLEPGSFHTLEEALRHAHDRDLVVFTIGLGPELEHQLDFTGRMTTAEVLRRIAVSTGGRFIAARGSRRLLRDYREILDELRHQYTIAYTPPPARPGETFRKIRVEVRRRGVTARTRQGYYVR
- a CDS encoding lytic transglycosylase domain-containing protein, with the translated sequence MLLVLVVFLAALAGTQLAPPDLGSVDWKEIGAPAGVTPEEVASLREELLGLREAIPANTPQALASLEPPARVDLCGQPLPLDRPEVRERLAYELLLTVGKPLMPMLWTRRAPAVLPEIEARLREAGLPDDLKYVAVAESDLRITVRSPAGAVGPWQLMKATARRYGLRVDRYVDERMDIERATDAAAAYFADLYEEFGDWFLALAAYNAGENAVRSAIEEQGRRDYFELYLPEETRRYVHRVVAAKLVFEQPERYGLARMTPLHVPRYRIVEVQVRPARADLRKLAAEHGLEYGALRRANPKLLGPWLPRGTHRLRVPVG
- a CDS encoding proline--tRNA ligase; amino-acid sequence: MAKEITPRATDYARWYTDVVVRSTLADYSPVKGCMVIRPHGYALWENMQRILDRMFKETGHVNAYFPLFIPKSFLAREAEHVEGFAKECAIVTHTRLTATGERGRNAVVPDPESALEEELIVRPTSETIIYAMFAKWIQSWRDLPLLYNQWANVVRWEMRTRLFLRTTEFLWQEGHTAHATHEEAQEEALRMLEVYRRFAEEYLAIPVLTGTKTEREKFAGALTTYCIEALMQDGKALQAGTTHDLGQNFAKAFDVKYQTSSGSWEYVWNTSWGVSTRLIGALVMSHGDDDGLVLPPRVAPVQTVIVPIWRNADQQRRTLARAGELAAALERAGIAVRVDGRDNVNPGFKYAEWELKGVPLRLELGPRDLDSGQVVAVSRLDRSKTPLPQEDLPARVSEALDRIQREMFEAAKARRDAATKDVETMEEFEAALDEGGFVRARFAGGPEEEAQIQERTKATVRVVPFDAPEDPGPCILTGKPARRRVVFARAY
- a CDS encoding protein-L-isoaspartate(D-aspartate) O-methyltransferase, coding for MLAMGLMLVAACAAGAPGGGDEARYARLRELMVERQLASRDITDPVVLDAMRRVPRHLFVPEGLRDAAYQDSPLPIGHGQTISQPYIVALMTQLARAAPGKVALDVGTGSGYQAAVLATIVDKVYSVEILCDLADEARERLARLGYDNVEVRCADGFAGWPEHAPYDVIIVAAAPRSVPEPLIEQLAPGGRLVIPVGGASQQLLVVEKTEDGRIRRFTQGDVRFVPMTGEAERHR